In Solanum pennellii chromosome 7, SPENNV200, the following are encoded in one genomic region:
- the LOC107024051 gene encoding SH3 domain-containing protein 2-like — protein sequence MESIRKQATKLREQVAKQQQAVFKQFSSGLGGPDNSVTDEVELQQHQKLEKLYISTRAGKHFQRDIIRGVEGYIITASKQIEIGTRLSEDSRKYGAENKCTSGSTLSKAALSYSRAQGEIEKEREDLLKALGTQVAEPLRAMVVGAPLEDARHLAQRYDRVRQEAEAQAIEVSRRQAKVRESNGNPESVSKMEAAEAKLKDLKSNVATLGKEASTSMAAVEAQQQRLTLQRLIAMVEAQRHYHERVLQILDQLEAEMMSERQRIEASPSSATDNTMPPPPSYTDVNGGLHFKSYDGSIDGTTYYLAEVVHPYEAESDVELTLLIGDYVVVRKVSNNGWAEGECKGKGGWFPFGYVERRERILATKVAEVF from the exons ATGGAATCAATCAGAAAACAAGCTACAAAGCTCAGAGAACAAGTAGCCAAACAACAACAG GCTGTCTTCAAACAATTCTCTAGTGGACTAGGTGGACCAGATAATAGTGTTACTGATGAAGTAGAGTTGCAGCAGCATCAAAAACTTGAGAAGCTGTACATTTCTACTCGTGCCGGCAAG CATTTCCAAAGAGATATCATCCGAGGTGTTGAAGGCTACATCATCACTGCCTCAAAGCAAATTGAAATTG gtactaggttgtcagAGGATAGCCGAAAATATGGGGCTGAAAACAAATGTACAAGTGGTAGTACGTTATCTAAAGCAGCATTAAGTTACAGTAGGGCTCAAGGTGAAATTGAGAAGGAACGTGAGGATCTACTAAAGGCCCTCGGGACGCAG GTTGCTGAGCCTTTAAGAGCAATGGTTGTGGGAGCTCCACTTGAAGATGCTCGACATCTCGCTCAACGTTATGATAGAGTGAGACAGGAAGCTGAAGCTCAG GCTATAGAAGTTTCCAGACGCCAGGCTAAAGTGAGGGAATCCAATGGTAATCCGGAAAGTGTATCGAAGATGGAAGCTGCTGAAGCAAAACTTAAGGACCTAAAGTCAAACGTGGCTACCTTGGGCAAAGAAGCTTCTACTTCTATGGCTGCTGTTGAAGCTCAACAACAGAGGTTAACACTCCAACGACTCATAGCCATG GTTGAGGCACAGCGCCATTATCATGAGCGAGTTTTACAGATACTTGATCAGCTTGAGGCAGAG ATGATGTCGGAGCGTCAAAGAATTGAAGCATCTCCTAGTTCAGCCACAGATAATACGATGCCTCCTCCCCCATCTTATACTGATGTTAATGGTGGCCTTCATTTTAAGTCATATGATGGATCCATAGATGGGACAACGTATTACTTGGCAGAG GTCGTACACCCATATGAAGCTGAGTCAGATGTAGAGCTCACATTATTGATTGGTGACTATGTAGTTGTTAGAAAA GTGTCAAACAATGGTTGGGCTGAAGGTGAGTGCAAGGGAAAAGGAGGTTGGTTCCCATTTGGGTATGTAGAAAGACGAGAACGCATTCTTGCAACCAAGGTAGCTGAAGTTTTCTAG